In one Corynebacterium bovis DSM 20582 = CIP 54.80 genomic region, the following are encoded:
- a CDS encoding pseudouridine synthase yields MTALQLIQTVVAGQRHRHPGDDDAAIMRRFDDGLVRLRDGTRLRPSDPLRPGTDMWFYRMPAEERPNPFPLHELERDAATLVVHKPPFMATLPRGDHITQTALVRARVDWDLPDLAPAHRLDRLTRGVLLFTTRPEVRGAYQRLFEQRAVHKEYEAVTMPPPGVTLRKGDDATLPPAAFGHSGTGGAVDRDEAGPPAAVGKAGTGGSVDREELCPPATFDLPAGALHPDSPPQRLPAPTPERPWRTEHRMMKLRGHLSAHLEDGEPNAVTDITGVRVADASEVGVAGEGPRLVWRLQPRTGRTHQLRLTMRLLGMPIVDDPIYAEISDVALHDLEAPLPYVPFIDEEDHSRPMGLTAKVLAFTDPLTGEDRRIETPY; encoded by the coding sequence TTGACGGCTCTGCAGCTGATACAGACCGTCGTCGCCGGGCAGCGCCACCGGCACCCCGGTGACGACGACGCCGCGATCATGCGGCGGTTCGACGACGGCCTCGTGCGCCTCCGCGACGGCACGCGGCTGCGCCCGTCGGACCCCCTGCGACCGGGGACGGACATGTGGTTCTACCGCATGCCCGCGGAGGAGCGGCCGAACCCGTTCCCGCTCCACGAGCTGGAGCGCGACGCCGCCACGCTCGTCGTCCACAAACCGCCGTTCATGGCGACCCTCCCCCGGGGCGACCACATCACGCAGACGGCGCTGGTCCGCGCGCGGGTCGACTGGGACCTGCCCGACCTCGCCCCGGCGCACCGGCTCGACCGGCTCACCCGCGGGGTGCTGCTGTTCACCACCCGGCCCGAGGTCCGGGGCGCGTACCAGCGGTTGTTCGAGCAGCGGGCCGTGCACAAGGAGTACGAGGCGGTCACCATGCCGCCGCCGGGGGTCACCCTCCGGAAGGGGGACGACGCCACGCTTCCCCCGGCCGCGTTCGGACACTCCGGAACCGGTGGTGCCGTCGACCGCGACGAGGCGGGTCCGCCGGCGGCCGTCGGGAAGGCCGGGACTGGCGGATCCGTGGACCGCGAGGAGCTGTGTCCGCCGGCGACGTTCGACCTGCCGGCGGGGGCGCTGCACCCTGATTCGCCGCCGCAGCGGCTCCCCGCGCCGACGCCGGAGCGCCCGTGGCGCACGGAGCACCGGATGATGAAGCTGCGGGGGCATCTGTCCGCCCACCTGGAGGACGGCGAGCCGAACGCGGTGACGGACATCACCGGCGTCCGGGTCGCGGACGCGTCCGAGGTCGGCGTCGCCGGCGAGGGGCCACGCCTGGTGTGGAGGCTCCAGCCGCGGACGGGCCGCACCCACCAGCTGCGGCTGACGATGCGGCTGCTCGGGATGCCGATCGTCGACGACCCGATCTACGCCGAGATCAGCGACGTCGCCCTGCACGACCTTGAGGCACCGCTACCGTACGTGCCGTTCATCGACGAGGAGGACCACAGCCGCCCGATGGGCCTGACCGCGAAGGTCCTGGCGTTCACGGATCCGCTGACCGGTGAGGACCGGCGAATCGAGACGCCGTACTGA
- a CDS encoding ATP-binding cassette domain-containing protein codes for MSDGHAPDRATDDARPGMLSARHVTKAFSGTGSRTAGDAAGTDDHRDRSIRRLARWFRSVTSARPPVLDDISFDLPLGQVHGLVGRNGVGKTTLLRIMAGQLCSSGTVSVDGRPVFDNPEVLGSLVLAGADVPLPRSYTVGRVLAVAARRWRTWDDDLATRLVRDFGLETRKKVSDLSRGQRSMVGIVTGLAAQAPVTLLDEPYLGLDVENRDLFYRHLLHDIGRNPRTVVMSTHHIDDASRVLDSVMLMADATVREVVPVADLTARMRVLTGSSVAVGRVCSALAVRGQGRILLDDATGGARRVTVDMAAAEAAGTLDGLASDHGVRVTEPRLDHAVLALGAGERQ; via the coding sequence ATGTCCGACGGACACGCCCCTGACCGAGCCACCGACGACGCCCGCCCGGGCATGCTCTCCGCGCGGCACGTGACCAAGGCCTTCTCCGGCACCGGGTCCCGCACCGCCGGCGACGCCGCCGGCACCGACGACCACCGGGACCGGAGCATCCGGCGCCTCGCGCGGTGGTTCCGGTCGGTGACCTCGGCCCGGCCGCCGGTGCTCGACGACATCTCCTTCGACCTCCCGCTGGGGCAGGTCCACGGGCTCGTCGGCCGCAACGGCGTCGGCAAGACCACGCTGCTGCGGATCATGGCCGGGCAGCTGTGCTCGTCGGGGACGGTCTCGGTCGACGGCCGTCCCGTGTTCGACAACCCGGAGGTGCTGGGCTCCCTCGTCCTCGCCGGCGCGGACGTCCCGCTGCCCCGGAGCTACACGGTCGGGCGGGTGCTCGCCGTGGCCGCGCGGCGGTGGCGGACGTGGGACGACGACCTCGCCACCCGCCTCGTCCGGGACTTCGGCCTGGAGACGCGGAAGAAGGTCAGCGACCTGTCGCGCGGGCAGCGGTCGATGGTCGGGATTGTCACGGGACTCGCCGCGCAGGCGCCCGTGACCCTCCTCGACGAGCCCTACCTCGGGCTGGACGTCGAGAACCGTGACCTCTTCTACCGCCACCTGCTCCACGACATCGGGCGCAACCCCCGCACGGTCGTCATGTCCACCCACCACATCGACGACGCCTCCCGGGTCCTCGACTCCGTCATGCTCATGGCGGACGCGACCGTCCGCGAGGTCGTCCCCGTCGCCGACCTCACCGCGCGGATGCGGGTCCTCACCGGGTCGTCGGTGGCGGTCGGCCGGGTCTGCTCGGCTCTCGCGGTCCGCGGGCAGGGGCGGATCCTTCTCGACGACGCCACCGGCGGCGCACGCCGCGTCACCGTGGACATGGCGGCGGCCGAGGCGGCCGGGACCCTCGACGGGCTTGCGTCCGACCACGGGGTCCGCGTCACCGAGCCGCGTCTCGACCACGCGGTGCTGGCGCTCGGGGCAGGTGAGCGGCAGTGA
- a CDS encoding GntR family transcriptional regulator, with amino-acid sequence MDENAAPLFRQVADLVEDSVVDGSLPEGDRAPSTNELAAFHGINPATARKGLTLLVERGILAKRRGIGMFVEAGARERILTRRRAEFAASYLAPLVDEAVKLEMTRDDVHSLFLRVAESRGLYE; translated from the coding sequence GTGGACGAGAATGCTGCGCCGTTGTTCCGGCAGGTCGCCGACCTCGTCGAGGACTCGGTCGTCGACGGCTCCCTGCCGGAGGGCGACCGGGCCCCGTCGACGAACGAGCTCGCCGCGTTCCACGGCATCAACCCGGCGACGGCCCGCAAGGGCCTCACCCTCCTCGTCGAGCGGGGCATCCTCGCGAAACGCCGCGGGATCGGCATGTTCGTCGAGGCAGGGGCACGGGAGCGGATCCTGACGCGTCGCCGCGCGGAGTTCGCGGCGTCGTACCTGGCACCGCTCGTCGACGAGGCCGTGAAGCTGGAGATGACGCGCGACGACGTCCACTCCCTGTTCCTCCGCGTCGCCGAGAGCCGGGGCCTCTATGAGTGA
- a CDS encoding NYN domain-containing protein, with product MLERTQVYVDTSYLLASFYNSWETGARAQLEIDLPEVVAVLDRMVTSQLHQPVHRQLWYDGIPDSGPHRYQRSLRAEPGVQLRAGHLIEWGDRRTQKAVDTRLVADMVTAALRGHVSDIALVSGDADMLPGVEEAVTAGVRVHLYGFGWDSVSANLRFACDTTTILDPREDFRDCMRLQILEGPLPPNVEPTPPGARHKPLGDAEPPEDPGASPVPDVRVPEPGSHRPGGSTGTAAGSGPAGSGAAGTGSGQGTTDTAPAGAVDGAGAAAASTPPAADGAAADRAADGVTAGAGTPTATPTPGSTPGSTPGATSGATPGETSGATAPTPASTPSPGTTPGATAPTPTPGATPRPTADGTAARSGGPAGTASTPGTGTTADPVPSSGPAPGPSPDSTSTPAPEPTADATDTPDTADAGDTPPTPTPPSASPSPAPSPADAPRRTAPNPSMMAPRRKLRSRYVPLPQEVWVSGGTQNPFDVGQQYAVWWFDNAATEEQRDEAHILSGGGLPSEIDRPLLQFACETLHEYTLNEHQRVSLRDGFHAGIRTLLLRRN from the coding sequence ATGCTTGAACGCACACAGGTGTACGTCGATACCTCTTATCTCCTCGCGAGCTTTTACAATTCCTGGGAAACGGGCGCCCGGGCCCAGCTGGAGATCGACCTCCCCGAGGTCGTCGCCGTCCTCGACAGGATGGTGACCTCACAACTCCACCAGCCGGTCCACCGGCAGTTGTGGTACGACGGGATCCCCGATTCCGGACCACACCGTTACCAACGTTCCCTCCGCGCGGAGCCCGGGGTGCAGCTCCGCGCGGGACACCTCATCGAGTGGGGTGACCGCCGCACGCAGAAGGCCGTGGACACCCGGCTCGTCGCGGACATGGTCACCGCCGCGTTGCGCGGCCACGTCTCGGACATCGCCCTCGTGTCCGGTGACGCCGACATGCTCCCAGGCGTCGAGGAGGCCGTCACCGCGGGCGTCCGCGTCCACCTCTACGGCTTCGGGTGGGACTCCGTGTCCGCGAACCTCCGGTTCGCCTGCGACACGACGACGATCCTCGACCCCCGCGAGGACTTCCGCGACTGCATGCGCCTGCAGATCCTCGAGGGCCCGCTGCCGCCGAACGTGGAGCCCACCCCGCCCGGCGCCCGGCACAAGCCCCTCGGCGACGCCGAACCGCCCGAGGACCCCGGGGCCTCACCCGTCCCCGACGTCCGCGTCCCCGAGCCGGGCTCGCACCGGCCAGGGGGGTCGACGGGGACCGCCGCGGGATCCGGGCCCGCGGGTTCCGGGGCGGCGGGCACGGGGTCCGGTCAGGGGACGACGGACACCGCGCCGGCCGGCGCAGTGGACGGGGCCGGCGCCGCGGCGGCGTCGACCCCGCCGGCCGCGGACGGTGCCGCGGCGGACCGGGCCGCGGACGGCGTGACGGCCGGGGCGGGCACGCCCACGGCCACGCCGACGCCGGGTTCCACGCCGGGTTCCACGCCGGGTGCGACGTCGGGGGCCACGCCGGGTGAGACCTCCGGGGCGACGGCACCGACGCCTGCCTCGACGCCGTCACCGGGCACGACGCCCGGCGCGACCGCGCCCACGCCGACGCCGGGTGCCACGCCCCGCCCCACGGCGGACGGCACGGCGGCCCGGTCCGGTGGACCGGCGGGGACGGCGTCGACACCCGGGACGGGGACCACGGCGGACCCGGTCCCGAGCTCCGGTCCGGCTCCGGGTCCGAGTCCGGATTCGACCTCGACCCCCGCCCCGGAGCCCACCGCGGACGCCACGGACACCCCGGACACCGCGGACGCCGGCGACACGCCGCCGACGCCGACGCCGCCGAGCGCAAGCCCGAGCCCGGCCCCGAGCCCGGCCGACGCCCCCCGCCGGACCGCGCCGAACCCGTCGATGATGGCCCCGCGACGGAAACTCCGCAGCCGGTACGTCCCCCTCCCCCAGGAGGTGTGGGTCTCCGGGGGCACCCAGAACCCGTTCGACGTCGGCCAGCAGTACGCCGTGTGGTGGTTCGACAACGCCGCGACCGAGGAACAGCGGGACGAGGCCCACATCCTCTCCGGCGGCGGACTCCCGTCCGAGATCGACCGGCCGCTGCTCCAGTTCGCCTGCGAGACGCTCCACGAGTACACGCTCAACGAGCATCAGCGGGTGAGCCTCCGCGACGGCTTCCACGCCGGGATCCGGACTCTCCTGCTCCGGAGGAACTGA
- a CDS encoding arabinofuranosyltransferase gives MSDTETPAGAAGSRGPAGADGADGLTGAAVAARATARPGTPGRTDAADTPGAPDRRTPPGAVATVVATVVAAVAGGAATLVLWYLLKTTHFPSFNASFDSKALATATLCVVVVVTAGLLHLRAHPTWRPATDRGRRVLRAVTEAAAHLAPAGLVVGALGLPLSASRLYLGGISVDQAFRTQFLTRMADTPGYADMAYPGQPSFYPGLWFFTGGLFSRVTGLAGWAVFQPWALVTLAAAGCALVPVWRRITGSFTVATAAATVTTAVVLFIAPGEPYAAVVGMGVPAALVLGRRGLHGGRFALLGVTVFLGLSANLYTLFTGVTALTLIAMALAAAVGGRTLAPLWRLVAAGVGSGVLALVGWAPYLYRVLTSPTGVSGRAQHYLPLEGTELPTPFFAAPLLAILGAVCVIWLIVRSRSGTARALTWGLLASYVWVVLSMLMTVTGTTLLGFRMGLPIAAILGVGGVMAVVDARSVGLRRLYPQVMTPRWAHVTNRVLTVVAVVAALSFVVQIPWHQRDEIDRAYTDVDGDGVRADQFPADDTVYYKDVDAEILAHRPDRTGTVVLSDEQSFMAYYPYHAYQAMTAHYANPLGQFDARNSEIESWTGITDPDRLRAAMDAATADKGWAGPDALVLRGSLTGLDRDGYGRPDPGTTFSYRMADDIYPNNPNVRFRTVAFHAEAFATGWSLREVGPFVVAVRTD, from the coding sequence ATGAGTGATACCGAGACCCCGGCCGGAGCCGCCGGATCACGCGGACCGGCCGGAGCCGACGGAGCCGACGGCCTCACCGGCGCGGCCGTCGCGGCCCGCGCCACCGCACGCCCCGGGACCCCCGGCCGCACCGACGCGGCCGACACCCCCGGCGCCCCGGACCGGCGCACCCCGCCCGGCGCGGTCGCCACGGTCGTGGCCACCGTCGTCGCGGCCGTCGCCGGCGGCGCCGCCACACTCGTGCTCTGGTACCTGCTGAAGACGACGCACTTCCCGTCGTTCAACGCGAGTTTCGACTCGAAGGCGCTGGCCACGGCCACGCTCTGCGTGGTCGTCGTCGTCACCGCCGGGCTGCTCCACCTCCGCGCCCACCCGACGTGGCGGCCCGCCACGGACCGGGGCCGCCGGGTGCTGCGCGCCGTCACCGAGGCGGCGGCGCACCTCGCGCCGGCGGGGCTCGTCGTCGGCGCGCTCGGGCTGCCGCTGTCCGCCTCCCGCCTCTACCTCGGCGGCATCAGCGTGGACCAGGCGTTCCGCACCCAGTTCCTCACCCGCATGGCGGACACCCCCGGCTACGCGGACATGGCCTACCCCGGGCAGCCGAGCTTCTACCCGGGGCTGTGGTTCTTCACCGGCGGGCTGTTCTCCCGGGTCACCGGGCTCGCCGGGTGGGCGGTGTTCCAGCCGTGGGCGCTCGTCACCCTCGCCGCCGCCGGGTGTGCCCTCGTGCCCGTGTGGCGGCGGATCACCGGGTCGTTCACCGTCGCCACCGCGGCCGCGACGGTGACGACGGCCGTCGTGCTCTTCATCGCCCCCGGCGAGCCGTACGCCGCCGTCGTGGGGATGGGCGTGCCCGCCGCGCTCGTGCTCGGCCGGCGCGGACTCCACGGCGGCCGGTTCGCGCTGCTCGGCGTGACGGTGTTCCTCGGCCTGTCCGCGAACCTGTACACCCTGTTCACCGGCGTGACGGCCCTGACGCTCATCGCCATGGCCCTCGCCGCTGCCGTCGGCGGGCGGACCCTCGCCCCGCTGTGGCGGCTCGTCGCCGCGGGCGTGGGCTCCGGGGTCCTCGCCCTCGTCGGGTGGGCCCCCTACCTGTACCGGGTCCTCACCTCCCCGACGGGTGTCAGCGGCCGGGCGCAGCACTACCTGCCGCTCGAGGGCACGGAGCTGCCGACGCCCTTCTTCGCCGCGCCGCTGCTCGCGATCCTCGGCGCGGTGTGCGTCATCTGGCTCATCGTGCGGTCCCGCTCCGGCACGGCGCGGGCGCTGACGTGGGGGCTCCTCGCGTCGTACGTGTGGGTCGTGCTGTCGATGCTCATGACGGTGACGGGGACGACGCTCCTGGGGTTCCGGATGGGGCTGCCCATCGCCGCGATCCTCGGCGTCGGCGGGGTCATGGCCGTCGTCGACGCCCGGTCCGTCGGCCTCCGCCGGCTGTACCCGCAGGTCATGACGCCGCGCTGGGCGCACGTGACGAACCGGGTGCTCACCGTCGTCGCCGTCGTCGCGGCGCTGTCCTTCGTCGTCCAGATCCCGTGGCACCAGCGTGACGAGATCGACCGGGCGTACACCGACGTCGACGGGGACGGGGTCCGCGCCGACCAGTTCCCCGCGGACGACACGGTGTACTACAAGGACGTCGACGCGGAGATCCTCGCCCACCGCCCGGACCGCACCGGCACGGTCGTGCTCTCCGACGAGCAGAGCTTCATGGCCTACTACCCGTACCACGCCTACCAGGCCATGACCGCGCACTACGCCAACCCGCTCGGACAGTTCGACGCCCGCAACAGCGAGATCGAGTCCTGGACCGGGATCACCGACCCCGACCGCCTGCGGGCCGCGATGGACGCCGCGACCGCCGACAAGGGCTGGGCCGGCCCGGACGCGCTCGTCCTGCGCGGGTCCCTCACCGGGCTCGACCGGGACGGCTACGGCCGCCCCGACCCCGGCACCACGTTCAGCTACCGCATGGCCGACGACATCTACCCGAACAACCCGAACGTCCGCTTCCGCACCGTCGCGTTCCACGCCGAGGCCTTCGCCACCGGGTGGTCGCTGCGCGAGGTCGGCCCGTTCGTCGTCGCCGTCCGCACGGACTGA
- a CDS encoding arabinosyltransferase domain-containing protein → MSRADEEPELPGTAAPGGERSTRERRSRLKTVAAVAGLLGFVLFCLTPFLPVKQTQSSFSWPQGGDLRSVTAPLTAYQPEKLDITLPVAEARHLNEGQTTVLSTVPRESEDPTLRGMFVRSTDDGLDVVLRNIVPLSVSTSELASLPDDAVLRITSDAERTHVWIPDAKDSSGRPLEGAIDDDIRPMVTGIYSEMTDTPENTSHAVDAGLTVDVTVDSRFTSSPGVLKYAAMWAGVAFTVVALWALHRMDVLDGRSRPGSRFLPRNWWRPRWLDAVVGFFLLAWYVIGANTADDGYLLTMARASRESGYMSNYYRWFGVSESPFGAPYYDLMAVMTHVSTASVWMRLPGLIAGVLTWLILSREVLPRLGTKVNQRRVAHWTTAAVFLVFWMTYNNGLRPEPVIALGALLTWVSIERSIATGRLLPAAFGVIFAAFSLAAGPTGLMAVAAILAGLSSLIRIVIRRLPLLDAPRGSSRRRIAGAVTAQVAPFLAAGTAVLIAVFGDQTPATVMEAIRLRGDVGPALAWYEEPTRYTELLKQTVDGSFPRRFAVIIMILCFIVVVASMLRNRRVPGTAHGPAIRLTLVIIGTAFFMTFTPTKWTHHFGVYAGLAAALAGLASVAASHMALRSQRNRVLFIGAVLMIFAFTLSGTNGWWYISSFGVPWYDKSIQVHGIEASTVMLVIALLVLAWGVLVGFRGDIRTARAQTESEVRDVPREEARRAQRFTGIAASPIAVVTALVVVFSFGSLAKGFVSQWPAYSVGKGNLEALTGNTCGLASDVRVETDTNDSILPVADGSPLKDSLTTKVSRGFEPNNIPNRIEEEDGDGSASQTSTVSTDAYETSGDQSGQDTGTTGGLQADTGVNGSHAHLPFGLDPHRVPVVGSYTDGLQLPAETTTKWFTLPERSPDQPLISISAAGRIAYNDLNGVAQYGQDVTLEYGRRTSGTDPKSGDVNVDWMGSVVPMDIGTAPEWRNLRVPMSEIPDDADVVRIRVVDMNVTKDQWVAVTPPRAPHLQSMNDYVGSTAPTLLDWSTALQFPCQRPYDHWAGVAEVPEFRVSPDHQARKIHSPVQDYYGGGAGGLVQMTTRSEELPTYLVDDWQRDWGVLDKLTPFPNGQDETPKPVTLDTAEVTRSGMWSPGPMKHNMS, encoded by the coding sequence GTGTCACGAGCCGATGAAGAACCCGAACTCCCAGGAACAGCAGCACCCGGCGGTGAGCGCAGCACCCGGGAACGTCGCAGCAGGCTGAAGACGGTCGCGGCCGTCGCCGGCCTGCTCGGTTTCGTGCTGTTCTGCCTCACCCCGTTCCTGCCGGTGAAACAGACCCAGTCCTCCTTCTCCTGGCCGCAGGGCGGGGACCTGCGCAGCGTCACCGCGCCGCTGACGGCCTACCAGCCGGAGAAGCTGGACATCACCCTCCCCGTCGCCGAGGCGCGCCACCTCAACGAGGGCCAGACGACCGTCCTGTCGACGGTCCCCCGCGAGTCGGAGGACCCGACGCTGCGCGGCATGTTCGTGCGGTCGACCGACGACGGTCTCGACGTCGTCCTGCGCAACATCGTCCCGCTGTCCGTGAGCACGAGCGAGCTCGCGTCCCTCCCCGACGACGCCGTGCTCCGCATCACCTCCGACGCGGAGCGGACGCACGTGTGGATCCCCGACGCGAAGGACTCCTCCGGCCGCCCGCTCGAGGGGGCCATCGACGACGACATCCGCCCGATGGTCACCGGCATCTACTCCGAGATGACCGACACCCCGGAGAACACCTCCCACGCCGTCGACGCCGGCCTCACGGTCGACGTCACCGTGGACTCCCGCTTCACCTCGTCGCCGGGCGTGCTCAAGTACGCGGCGATGTGGGCCGGCGTCGCGTTCACCGTCGTCGCCCTGTGGGCGCTGCACCGGATGGACGTGCTCGACGGCCGGTCCCGGCCCGGCAGCCGCTTCCTCCCGCGGAACTGGTGGCGCCCCCGGTGGCTCGACGCGGTCGTGGGCTTCTTCCTCCTCGCCTGGTACGTCATCGGGGCGAACACCGCCGACGACGGCTACCTGCTGACGATGGCCCGGGCCAGCCGCGAGTCCGGCTACATGTCGAACTACTACCGCTGGTTCGGCGTCTCCGAGTCCCCGTTCGGCGCACCGTACTACGACCTCATGGCGGTCATGACGCACGTGTCGACCGCGTCCGTGTGGATGCGGCTGCCCGGGCTCATCGCCGGCGTCCTCACGTGGCTCATCCTCTCCCGTGAGGTGCTCCCGCGCCTCGGCACGAAGGTCAACCAGCGGCGGGTCGCCCACTGGACGACCGCGGCGGTGTTCCTCGTGTTCTGGATGACGTACAACAACGGCCTGCGGCCGGAGCCCGTCATCGCCCTCGGCGCGCTGCTGACGTGGGTGAGCATCGAACGCTCCATCGCCACCGGCCGGTTGCTCCCGGCCGCGTTCGGCGTGATCTTCGCGGCGTTCTCCCTCGCCGCCGGGCCGACCGGCCTCATGGCCGTCGCCGCGATCCTCGCCGGCCTGTCCAGCCTCATCCGCATCGTCATCCGGCGGCTGCCGCTGCTCGACGCCCCGCGCGGGTCGTCGCGGCGCCGCATCGCCGGCGCGGTCACCGCGCAGGTCGCGCCGTTCCTCGCGGCCGGGACCGCGGTGCTCATCGCCGTCTTCGGCGACCAGACGCCCGCCACGGTCATGGAGGCGATCCGCCTCCGCGGCGACGTCGGCCCCGCCCTCGCCTGGTACGAGGAGCCGACGCGGTACACCGAGCTGCTCAAGCAGACGGTCGACGGCTCGTTCCCCCGGCGGTTCGCGGTCATCATCATGATCCTGTGCTTCATCGTCGTCGTCGCGTCCATGCTGCGGAACCGGCGCGTGCCGGGGACCGCGCACGGCCCGGCGATCCGGCTGACGCTCGTCATCATCGGCACCGCGTTCTTCATGACCTTCACGCCGACGAAGTGGACGCACCACTTCGGCGTGTACGCGGGCCTCGCCGCGGCCCTCGCCGGGCTCGCGTCCGTCGCCGCGTCGCACATGGCACTGCGGTCCCAGCGGAACCGGGTGCTGTTCATCGGCGCGGTGCTCATGATCTTCGCCTTCACCCTGTCCGGCACGAACGGCTGGTGGTACATCTCCAGCTTCGGCGTGCCGTGGTACGACAAGTCCATCCAGGTCCACGGCATCGAGGCGTCGACGGTCATGCTCGTCATCGCCCTCCTCGTCCTCGCGTGGGGCGTGCTCGTCGGGTTCCGGGGCGACATCCGCACCGCCCGCGCGCAGACCGAGTCCGAGGTGCGGGACGTCCCGCGGGAGGAGGCGCGCCGCGCGCAGCGCTTCACGGGTATCGCGGCGTCCCCGATCGCGGTCGTCACCGCGCTCGTCGTCGTCTTCTCCTTCGGCTCCCTCGCCAAGGGGTTCGTGTCGCAGTGGCCGGCGTACAGCGTCGGCAAGGGCAACCTGGAGGCGCTCACCGGGAACACCTGCGGCCTCGCCTCGGACGTGCGCGTCGAGACCGACACGAACGACTCGATCCTCCCCGTCGCCGACGGCAGCCCCCTCAAGGACTCGCTGACGACGAAGGTCTCCCGCGGGTTCGAACCGAACAACATCCCGAACCGGATCGAGGAGGAGGACGGCGACGGCTCGGCGTCCCAGACGTCGACCGTCTCCACCGACGCCTACGAGACCTCGGGCGACCAGAGCGGGCAGGACACCGGCACGACCGGCGGACTGCAGGCGGACACCGGCGTCAACGGGTCCCACGCGCACCTCCCCTTCGGCCTCGACCCGCACCGCGTGCCCGTCGTCGGCTCCTACACCGACGGCCTCCAGCTGCCGGCCGAGACGACGACGAAGTGGTTCACCCTCCCCGAGCGCTCCCCGGACCAGCCGCTCATCAGCATCTCCGCGGCCGGACGCATCGCCTACAACGACCTCAACGGGGTCGCCCAGTACGGCCAGGACGTCACCCTCGAGTACGGCCGGCGCACGTCCGGCACGGACCCGAAGTCCGGCGACGTCAACGTCGACTGGATGGGCTCGGTCGTGCCGATGGACATCGGCACCGCCCCCGAGTGGCGGAACCTGCGCGTCCCCATGTCGGAGATCCCGGACGACGCGGACGTCGTCCGCATCCGGGTCGTCGACATGAACGTGACGAAGGACCAGTGGGTCGCCGTGACCCCGCCGCGCGCGCCGCACCTGCAGTCGATGAACGACTACGTCGGGTCGACCGCGCCGACGCTCCTCGACTGGTC